GGAGGGACTGCCAGATGCCTGGCAGGGTGTCCCTGCCCTgtgccggggcagcagggctccaccCCAGAGTACATCACACACGGTTTGCTTGCCAGTGACTCAGCTTTGCCAGCTGATAACCCAGCTCTGTCCCGGGAACAACACTGATCTGGGTGGGCACAGTCCCGTccagctgccctgtgccctgCAAAGATCCAGCCATGGGACTGATGACACTGGGGTGTGAAGGGCAGTGGGGCATGAGGCTGCCATACTTGCTGACAGGAGATCAGAGCTGGAGACTGGTCTGGGTCAGGTCCCAGCCTGGGTCATTCCCAGCCTCAAAGCTGCCCCCAGGCCCAAGTGTGGTGTCACTTTTGCTCCATAAGTAACCCTGTTGCTGTGGGCACAGCTGCCatgctgcaccccagaggtggctgcattttggtggggggtgggcagccactACATGTCCTGCCCCATGTGGAGGCTGTAAAACAGAGGCGTTAGGTGAAGAGAAAGGCCCCACCCGGGTGCCCGACCGAAACTCCAAGGCGCATAGAGGAAGGTTTGTCCTGCCCTGGCTGAGGCCGGGTCTGGCAACCTAGGGACTTTCCTGGGTGAAATGAGGTCACTCTGCCAGGCAGTGCGGCCACAAACGGGCATTGTCTGCACTGAGGCACTGACCAAGCGGCCACCTGCCTGGGGTCACTGCACGGTAGGCGGAGTCAGCAGGCCCTGGGGTAGAACCCCGGAGTCCTGAGCGGCGCCAGGCCCCCGCCAAGGTAAACGGCTCCGCTGGGCTGCGGCCGCCCCCGGAGCAGGCGATTCGGGGCCGGCGCCTGCGGCTCCTGCACCTGCTTCCAGGCCGGAGGAGCCGCAGCCGCGAGACaccgcacccccccccgcccagcaggcGGCAGGGCCCGGCGCAGAGCCCCTGAGTGCCGGTCCCGAGAAGGGCCGTGCCCGTCTGGGGCCGGGGCGCTGCGCGGGAGGGGGCCGGGTGCGGCCGATTTCTAACAGGATCCAGCAGCGGCCGGGCCCGGCTGAGGGGGTCCCAGGAGGCGACTCGCCCCTCCCCGCCTCCAGGAGCGGGCTGGCCCGGGTGCGTTCACCGGCGGAACTCCCTGCCGGGGTGCGCCCCACGGGCACGGACCCCCGGCCCCGCCCACGCGTGGGCCTCCCGTGACTCACGGGGTCACGTGGTGCCGCGGCCCCGCCCGCTGCCTGAGCGGAGACGAGTTGATCAAGTGACCGGGAGCAGCGGCGCCGCGGGCGGAGGTAGGAGAGCGGCTCCGGGGGGGGGTGTCTCGGGGGGGACGCGGCTTTGcggagggctctgggggtggcCCGCGGCTCAGCGCTGTGTCCCCGCAGGCGGCGAGCGGCGCGATGGCGGTGGAAGGTGGCATGAAGTGCGTCaagctgctgcttttcttcttcaacTTCTTGTTCTGGGTGAGTCTCAGTCCGGTCCCCGGGACCCCCCGCTCGGCCCCCCACGAGCCCCCCGGGACCCCCTCGAACCCCCTGCTCGGCCCCCCACGAGTCTCCCGGGACCCCCCTTTTGGGATCGCCTGCTCGGCCCCCCACGAGCCCCGCTCGCCCCCCCCCACTAGGCCCCGCTTGGGAGCCGCTCCGCTCGCTCCCCCCGAGCCCCCCAGGACCCCCGCTCAGGTCCCACTGTGATTGCGCCCTCCCCCCCGGCTACTCGGGAGCCTTCCTTGCTGGTTCCTGGTCGTAttacccccccagcccccggggaGGCTCCACTGGTGGGGCCCAGGTTCCAGCCCGGctccgggggggggagggggttggcccCCTGCGGCTGGGCCTGACctggccagaggggctgtggggtcccAGCCGCCCTGTGGCAGACCAGGGGCTGGGCTACATGGGCTAGGCTGGCGGAGGCAGTTTGGCTGGTTACTCTgagcctgggcccccggggcattcggagctgggggctgggccctttcctttggggccagctggggggctCCAGGGCCCATGCTGTAGCCAGCTCTGGTGGGTGCAGGCGGGGCTGTGGTCTGCCCTCCGTGGCCACAGGCCACTGATGCCCACAGCAGCGCTGCTAAGGCGGCCGCAGTCAAAGGGGACCGGGGAAGGAAATTGTCTGGGGTTGCCATGAACCTGCTGCCACTCTCCCCATGGTGGCCACAGTGGGGCTGGCCCcagactccctgctggctcctACCAAACTGGGACTCTCCCCTCCTGGTTCACAGTATAGGGGCTATGACCAAGTCCTGGGGTTCCATCTATAGCTGCTTGTAAAGGCGGTCTGGCTCTTGGCTAGCAATGTCAGGCGGAGTCTCTGGGACTCGCCAGCGAGTTAAAAGAGATCCCATGTAACGTGTGTGGAGGGTGAGAACCCAGCCCCGAACCGCAGGGAGGagacgggcagggctggcgggttGGGCCGTGAGGCTTTCTCTGGTGCTCCTGGGCAGGAAGTCTGCAGTGTGGCTCCCTGGGCATGGCTGACATATGTAGGGGGTGGATTGCGTGGTGGCCAGTAACCCTAAAGAGGACTAagatggggaaggggcagtgccccatctcctcccacccccagaggagctgctggtagCCTGCCAGTAGCTGCACTATTGACGTGCAGACAGCCACCATTAGGTTTCAGGAGTAACGCCCCAAGTAGCCAGTGCTGACTGGATGCCTGGCCAGGGTAGGCGCTGGGCAGGCAGTGCCAGGCTTCCTCGCCCTCACCTGGGGTCTCGCCTGCGCTTCTGGCCTGTTTGCTCCTTGACAGCCGTGCTGGGGCTACCCAGGCTGGTTTGTGGCCCCACTGGCCTGGGCACTGAGGGCGCTGATTCCCCTGGGTGTGCCGGCCCCCTGCGAGGGCCAAGCCAGTGTGATGCTGTCACCGTGTGGCCAAGGGGAAGTGGCTGGTGGGGAAAGAGTCAGGCAGAGCTCAACGGCTCTTGGCTTTGATCGTAATCGGGCCACGATTGGGCAAcggagctggggggctgtgactgcagctgctccctgggctgaGTCATGTTcacaggcaggagggggctggtgggcccTGCTGGCTCCATAGCCGGAAGGAGCTGgtctgggaggggggagcagctcagctgtgagGCGGGGCCCTGAGCCCAGCGCTGCTCAGAGCAGGGCGAGGGGACTGCCAGCCCCAGGAGCCCCTGGGCGGTGCCGTGCCAGGCGtgtggctggcagtggggctctgCGGTGGGTGTGGGCTGGCACTACGGTGGCACTAGCTGGGGGTGTCTCCCCTCTGGGCTGTGTGCACAAGGGTGGTGCCCGGCCGGATAACCTGACCCTCCCTTGCTGAGTAGCTCTGGGCGCAGCTGCTCTGTTTACCCTCCCACCCACGTTCCCCGGCAGGTAAACACACCTGGGCGGAGCGTGGGGCTTTCCTGGGGCCCTTGATGGCAGCACCAGGGATCTGCCTCTGGCCTCTGCCTGGAACCTGGTTCCCCCCCACGCCCGTCCTGCTGCGTAAAACTCTGTGGTAGCGATGGGCCAGGAGCCGCATAAGCTGGagccccccctgctctaactactGGGCTTCACTCTCCCCgtgtgctgggctgggcacccTGGAGGCCTGGCTTCCTGCGCCCTCCCTGGCAGCCCACCCGGGGAGGTGGGCCGGGGCCAGGCCTGCCCCTACGGCAGCCTGCCAGAGGCAGAGGGAGGTGCTTGGCTGCCGGGCTCTGCCCCTTGGCAGGGGTTTGCGGCTAACGTGGCAGCCGCCCGCCCTGAGCGccggagccaggcacctcccGGGATCCCGGCTGGGACGGGCGTACTTGGCGTCGGCCCCTGTGGCAGGCGAGGCGCTGCTGGGATCCTCTGCCCCCTTCGAGGCCTCCCAACGAGCAGGCCGGAAACCCAGGCTCCATCTGAGGGCTTGAATCGCCGCTCCCCGCCCAcgggcctggctgtgctgcagggctcgttctctgctcagtgcccctcccccggccttgTCGGACcatcacacccccgccccccgttccAGCCGATCCCAGAGCCCCTGCTGAGCAGGGAGAAAGGGGGATCCCCAAGTTGGGGGCACAGGACCTCCCAGGGGACTCTCCCAAGTAGTTACAGTGCTCAGGCCTAGGGGTCGTCCGGCCCCAAGggctctgccacccccagctctgccctgctggtaccaagtggccctttttcggccatggggaggggggcgTAGGCTACAGCTGAGCTGTACCCGCCTTGCCCAGcagagggctctggggcaggcacCCCGAatgtgccctccaccccagggtaCCTTGGCCCCTGCTTGACTCTGAGTGACCCTGCCTgggctctcctgccccctcctgtcacCCCTCTGCCTGTCCCTGCCACCAGGGCCACCCTCTCTGGTCCGTCTgggatcccagctggggcagggggtgagtggAGTTTGCAGCCATGGCATCTGTGTTCCTTGGGCCGGGACAGGTGAACAGGGCTGGGCTAtttgggaaaggggtgggggcgatattgcagggcagggaggcaacGTTGCACGGAGTTGTGCTTTGAGATCCTGAGAcggggtagggtggggggaggaggcctCGGTGGGTCTCTCTGTGGGATGCCAGAGGGAGGGGACCcgctgggagggggaaggggatgcctttctccagctctgctgctgtgaggcttgctgccccgccccgccccagcggtggctgcatttcaagCAGGGCCTCAGTGCTGGGCCTGACTTGTGCTTCGGGGTCCCCAAGGGGAACAGAAGCTCTTGCTGCAAAGAGAGCTGCTCTCGGAGGTCGCCAGGACTGGCACTCGCAGCCACCTTTCACCCCAGGCACAGGTGACGCCCCAtctgctgccagcagtgcagggctgtgaCACACAGCTGAGCAGCTCAGGCGCCAACCAGCAGAGGAGAGGTGGGCAGCAGGTGCTGAGCCGGGGCATTTGTTCACTGGTTCGGGGCATGGCTGCCACGCGTGGGCTGACCTTCCCTGTTTCTGCCCCAGCTGTGTGGCATCGCCCTCATTGTCATCGGGATCTACGTGCAGATCGAGCTCAACAGCACGCTGATCATGCGAAGTGCTTCGGCCTCGGGCGCCCCCATCGTCATCATTGCCGTGGGCGTCATCATCTTCTTCGTCTCCTTCtttggctgctgtggggcctggaAGGAGAATTACTGCATGGTCACCACGGTGAgggcggggctggcagagggctaTGGGGTGGGTTTCGGGGCTGGGCCAGTGGGGCCTGTGGGTTGGGTTtgtgggggctgtgggttgggagtgggggccGGGCCAGCATGGCCTATGGGTCGGGTTTGGGGGTAGGGGCTGTGTGTCGAGTTCCGGGGGGCACAGCTCACCCCACTCTGCACTCTTCCCCAGTTCGCCATTCTGCTCACCATtatcttcctggtggagatcgcAGCTGCCATCGCTGGGTACATCTTCAAGGACAAGGTGGGCATCTCAACTGCACAGGGGCGCCTCGGGGGGGAAGCTTtcggggctgccaggggcagccagtgggccccagcctggggtgggggatgcgAGAGCTCACAAGGGCCTGTCCTGCCCCTGCGCTCTCTCCCCACGGAGCTCTGACCCGCCTCTTTCTCCCAGGTCCAGTCGCTGCTCCAGGACGGGCTGCAGGACTCAATGAGGAAATACACCAGTGACAAGGTGATAAAGGACACCATCGACGACCTGCAGAAGCGAGTGAGTGGAGTGGGGTGCTGTGATCTTTGACCCCTTTGGGGCAGGAAGGGTGTAACCTTTGACCCCATTGGGTGAGGAGGCACGACCTTTGACCTTTGTGGGGTGCTGCAGTCTGGCTTGAATTTCCCTCATGCAGTTGGGAAGGAAACCCAACCCCTGCTCTGACCGCTAGACCTGCTGCCCCTTGGCGTGCCAGCGCGAGGCTGGACGGCTCCGGCTTGCTCTGACCTCTCCCCGCTTCACAGTATTCCTGCTGCGGGGCCAAAAACTACACAGACTGGTTCTCCATCCCTGAGTTCAAGGCTAACAACAGCGTCCCCCAGTCCTGCTGCCTGGCGAACGCCACCTCGACCTGCAACGTCAACCCCACGTCCGACACCATCAACCGCGAGGTGAGTGCTGGGATGGGGCtcgggcagggggtggggctgggggcggggctaaaggggtgggggcagggcaggattaggccacagccctgagcagccccgtctgctgccctgcagggctgtgctAAGAGCATCGAAGCCTGGCTGAAGAAGCACGTcgtggtggtggcagctgtggcCCTGGGCATTGCCTTCTTCGAGGTACCGGCCGCGgggtgggctgggcacagggtgggggctggggggggccaggcGGGGTGGCTTTCCCTTCCTCCATCCCTCGGTGGGCGGAGCTCATGGGCACAGGGGGCTCCTGTGGGCGGGGCTGCGGCAGACCAAGGGTTAACACGGGGCGCTGGCCTGACGCCCTCTCTGCTCTCACAGCTCCTGGGCATCATCTTCGCCTGCTGCCTCATGAAGGGCATCCGCAGCGGCTACGAGGTCATGTAGCCCACGGGGCGGCtggcggggccccggggctggagaATGGGGCGTCTGCCCCTTTAAGCCATCGGACCCGCCTCCTTCCTACGCGCACCCGGGGGCAGCACCGGCCTGCAGCTGGTACCGTGTTTCCTCTAAGGGACGGGCAGCAGGTGCCTTAATGATTTGCCAAATCCCCTTCCCTTTTCTTCCTGCGGCCGCCCCTCGTCGTGCCTgtctgcagggcgggggggctggggtgttggTACCTTTGAAgatgtggtggtgtggggggggctgtaATATTTTGGAAATAAAAAGCTTCTCCCGATTGCTGCCTTCTGCCGCCTCGTGGGCCCCTCTGgtccctggggccagggcaggagcctgagGTGGGCTGGGGCGAGGGGAGATCTGGCCTCACCCTGTCTGGCATCGGgggatccccacccccagcacaccccgTTTTCAAgtccaggctgtgctgctctgggaggcgGGGCTGAGGCAGCTTCCTGCTGTCCTGTGGGGGGCCCAGTGGGGCGTTATCGGCGCTGTCTGCGGGCGAGACATGGCGCTCGGTGGGGGTGGGCCAGTGCCAGGGGAGGGCACCTGGCAGCACACACAGAACAGGGGGTctccatgtgggggggggggtccgggGAGCGCCCCCGGGGGTAGTGTTCACTcttgcagcagcagcctgggggtggggaatgagtGTTTGggggcccccccatccccctgcacagccttctagctcagggcagagcaggagctgagTGGCCACTAACCACACCAAGAATCGTACGGCTTGGGCTGGCTGGTTGTGCTGGACAGGTGCCCCTCCCTGGGAGCTggatgggaggggctgggctggttccGTCTTTTTCAGCCCCGAAGGACTCCAGCAGCTGTTCCATGTCCTGGCCACTCCCCTCAGGAAGGGTCATGCTTCCTgcggcaggaacagggcaggggcagcGCCAACGGGGCCCCGGAGGGTGGGTGGAGACCAGAGAGGCCATGCTGTGCTGagctccagggagctgggcccTTGCCAAGCCAGCTGgagcccctgggctgtggggtctgtggggtggggcccagcgtgtggcagggagggaggagttgACTTTTTATGGGTTGAGGCTCTGGCATAGTTGCTCCCCTCACTCGCCACCCAtagccctgccagcccggccagtgccccccactcccgacccacagccctgcttGTCCTCTCTCGTctgctctcttccaaactaaaccagcccagtgGTTTTGCTCTCCCTTCCTAGTTCCTgtgctctagacctttaatctcttgtccctcttctctggaccttctccagtttctctgcatctttcctgaaatgtgccgCCGGGAGGGTGGACGCAAGACGCCAGCTGAGGCctgagtggggcagggtggggtggatggGATGGCTGCTCACGTCttgctcaccaccctcctgttcgCCCAGCCCAGACCGATATTGGGTTTTTTTGCACAAGCGTCACACGggtgactcatttagcttgtggtccactctgacccccagatccccagctgcagttcTCCCTCCTACGCAGTCACTtccgggggagtgggggggggtgtgtgtgtgagagagagagagattgatagGATGGGCAgaccctgggggaggagggatggcgTTACCCCAGCTGGTCACAGTGCAGGGTGcagaagcccagggctggggaccaGTCTGGGAGCCTGGCCTTTAAACAGGGCTGTCTCAGTGGCCCAGGAGTGGGAGCCCAGGGGCCCAGTGTCTGGCCTGCGGCTGGAAGTCTCCACCAGCTCCGGCGGGAGCCTGGCCCAGTGCAGCCCTCAAGAGTCCTGCTCCCCCCACTgcgcagagctgggggctggcacGTGGCACCGCGCGGCAGGGAGCATGGCCAGAGCTGAGTGGGCCAGGCCTGGCGCCCTGGGGAGCTGGTTTATTTCCAAcaggctggagggtgcaggggctgggtggcatTCCTGGGTCTGGCCGCAGGGCCAGGGCTAGCGCATGCGCTGGGCTGGCTTTGGCAGGATGGTGGCCAGCACGAAGTCCACCAGGAAGGTGGGCAGGTAGGAGGCCGGCAGCCAGAGCAGCTTGGCATCCCAGCCGGCGCTGTAGCGCGTCCGCGGGTGCTTGGCCTGCAGCGCGTGCTCCATGCAGCTGGTCACCTTGGTCAGGTCCGCGTCACAGATGAAGTTCATGATGAGCCGCTGCACTTTCaggtctggggggaggggcattggtCAGGAGAGGGCGGGGCTCAGGCCAGGCCACACCCCCCAGCTCCTATTCCTGCTTTCTGGGCCGCTGGCCATGcagcctgtccccctcccaccccaggatgGAGCCACCCCCagggagatgcagccacctcgGGGCTGGAGCACGGCAGCTGtgtgggcagggagccctggcctgGCACTGAGAGTTaacggcgggggagggggttcagctcagcagcagctggaggtgggagtTGAGGGTAGGAAGTGaaggcagctcctgcctccagTGCAAGGCCGAGCACTTCCTGGCTTTCCAGGGCCGTGATCTTCTcgtgcccttggctctgccccgggcagcaggagggaggggctcCCAGCCAGGGAGAGCTGCCTAATGGCTCCAGAGGCTGGACTGGGATGGAGGGAGGTGGACACAGGACGACCTAGGATGGGAGCATGGGTGACTCAGTTCCCCGCCAACAGCTGGGTGGCCCCAGCTCTATTGTgtggctggggaaactgaggcaggggagcaggcaaGTGATGGGCTTGAagggggaggatgggggcagaggccaggtccctgcttcccctgggcctgcacccccagcccctggggggggacTCACTGCATCAGCCCAGGGCACCCTGGCACTCACACTGCTGGAAGAAATCTTCCCCATAGCTCTGCCGGGCCTCGGGGGGCAGCTGGTCCCACAGCTGCTGTAGCGACGCCTCGATGGGGCCCAGGCTGGTCACGGCAGTCTTGAAGAAGCCGGGTTCCACAATGGACACCCGCACCCCGAAGTGGTGCATGTCCCGCCTGTGGGGGGCACAGGAGTGAGCGGGATACACCCCCGCGGGGAGGTGCCAATTCTGAATGGCGCCCAGGGCACTGCCTGTGGCCAACTCTCTCTTGAGGGACCACAAGATGGGGGTAGGGcaagaactcaggagtcctggctcccagcgcccCTGCTCTAACTACTAACCCCCCTTCCCACTGAGCCTGgctgggaacccaggagtcctggctcccagccccctattGTAACCACTAAATGCCACTCCCCACTGAGCCTGGgtgtgaacccaggagtcctggctcccagcccctgtgctctAACCAGTAGCCCCCACTTCCCAAGGgggaccccaggagtcctggctcccagcttgtTCAGCGCCAAGGGCTGGGGGCGACTGGCCGGCTCTGAGCCGATGCCTGCTGGgtgccagtggtggtggtggcgggggcTCACCGCAGGCTGTCGGAGAAGGCCTCCACGGTGTACTTGGAGATGCAGTAGCCGCCCCCGTTGGCCGAGAGCCGCCCCAGCACGCTGGAGGTGTTCACAACGCGGCCCCCGGCCCGCTTCAGCAGCGGCAGGAAGGCGAGGGTGACTTCAATGAGGCCGAAGGTATTGACAGCCAGGACCTGGCGGAAGTCCTGGATCTGCATCCACTCCGTGGGGCCGATGGGATTTGCCACCCCGGCATTGTTCACTAGCCCGAAGAGGCCTGCAAGGGAGCCGgggcgctgggcgggggggcCTGTGGTCTGCCCCGGagccctcccagcacctgggctccccctgcctctggggTCTCCCAGAGTCCTGTCCCCCACAGAACCCCCTGACGGGAGGCCCCCagcaccccttcctcccagggcatccccctgctgggagcccctccaacacctcccccacccctctcaccTTTCTCGcccacctcagcctgcacccaGGCCACGGCCCGCTGgatgctgggggtgctggtgatGTCCAGCAGGGTGGTGCGCAGGCCGGGCATGCTGGCGCGCTGCAGGGCCTCAGCCCCCTTCTCGGTCAAGCAGCCGGCCAGCACGTGGAAGCCCTTCCTGGCCAGCTGCTTGGCCAGCAGGTTCCCGAATCCTGAGTCGCAGCCCGTGATGAAGACGTGCTTGTCGTGGAAGGTGGCCAGGGTCTGGCGGTCCCGCAGgtaccagcccagagcccacacaagggccaccaggcccacccagaCCCACATGGCTGCGCCTGTGGCCAAACACCAGCCTCAGAGCCAGGCCCCTGGTGGGGGCAAGCAATAGATCCAGGCGTCCTGGGgcacccggcccagccctgctatAGCCATTAGGCCCCACTTGGCTCCTGCGGCTGccaaggaacccaggagtccgaggTGGGTAACGTGACAGGGCTGCCCCCCCATgcttggcactggggtggggggtggctgtgcCCAAGGTTGCACGTTGCTGCTGTTAGGGAGTCCTgggtccacccctcccccagcacattcTAGCCTCCAGGGGGGGTGCTGGACTCTGCCCTTGGGGGTGGCT
This sequence is a window from Carettochelys insculpta isolate YL-2023 chromosome 29, ASM3395843v1, whole genome shotgun sequence. Protein-coding genes within it:
- the RDH5 gene encoding retinol dehydrogenase 5: MWVWVGLVALVWALGWYLRDRQTLATFHDKHVFITGCDSGFGNLLAKQLARKGFHVLAGCLTEKGAEALQRASMPGLRTTLLDITSTPSIQRAVAWVQAEVGEKGLFGLVNNAGVANPIGPTEWMQIQDFRQVLAVNTFGLIEVTLAFLPLLKRAGGRVVNTSSVLGRLSANGGGYCISKYTVEAFSDSLRRDMHHFGVRVSIVEPGFFKTAVTSLGPIEASLQQLWDQLPPEARQSYGEDFFQQYLKVQRLIMNFICDADLTKVTSCMEHALQAKHPRTRYSAGWDAKLLWLPASYLPTFLVDFVLATILPKPAQRMR
- the CD63 gene encoding CD63 antigen, translating into MAVEGGMKCVKLLLFFFNFLFWLCGIALIVIGIYVQIELNSTLIMRSASASGAPIVIIAVGVIIFFVSFFGCCGAWKENYCMVTTFAILLTIIFLVEIAAAIAGYIFKDKVQSLLQDGLQDSMRKYTSDKVIKDTIDDLQKRYSCCGAKNYTDWFSIPEFKANNSVPQSCCLANATSTCNVNPTSDTINREGCAKSIEAWLKKHVVVVAAVALGIAFFELLGIIFACCLMKGIRSGYEVM